The window TCGAGGTGTTCCGCGGCACGTTTTTCCTGTAGGAGGCGACGCCTTGGCGACCTTCGCACGAGCCGAACGTCTGGAGAGGATTCCGCCGTACCTGTTCGCCGAGCTCGACCGGCGCATCGCCGAAAAGCGAGCGGCCGGGGTCGACGTGATCAGCCTGGGCGTGGGCGACCCGGACATGCCCACCCCCGCGCATGTCGTGGAGCGGCTCGCCCGGGAGGCGGCGCGGCCGGAATGGCACCGGTACCCGTCGTACGTGGGGGCGCCGGAGTTCCGTCGCGCGGCCGCGCGCTGGCTGCAGCGCAACTATGGCGTGGAGGTGGACCCGGACCGCGAGGTCGTGGCGCTCATCGGTTCGAAGGAGGGGCTCGCCCACCTCTGCTGGGCGCTGATCAACCCGGGCGACGTCGCCCTGGTGCCGGATCCGGGCTACCCGGTGTACCGCACGCAGACCATCTTCGCGGGCGGCGAGGTGTTCGACCTCCCGCTGCGCGCCGAGCGCGGCTTCCTCGCCGACCTTTCCGAGGTGCCGCCGGAGGTCGCAGCGCGGGCCAAGCTGCTCTTCCTCAACTACCCGAACAATCCCACGGCGGCAACGGCCAGCGCGGACTACTTCGCGGAGGTCGTCGCGTTCGCGCGGCGACATGGCATCGCGTTCGCGCACGACGCTGCGTACGTCGACCTGACCCTCGAGGAAGAGCGGGCGCCCATCGCGCTCGCGGCGCCCGGGGCGAAGGACGTCACCATCGAGTTCTTCTCCCTCTCCAAACCCTTCAACATGACCGGCTGGCGGCTCGGTTTCGCCGCCGGCAACGCGGACCTCGTCAAGGCGCTGGCGACGGTCAAGGAGAACACCGACAGCGGCCAGTTCACGGCCATCCAGATGGCGGGCGTGGAGGCGCTGGAGCACACGCCGGAAGAGTTCCTGCAAGAGATGCGCGCCGTGTACCGGCGGCGCCTGGAAAAGGCCGTGGCGGCGCTGCGCGAGGCCGGTTTCGACGCGCGCATGCCCAGGGCCACGTTCTACCTCTGGGTGCCGGTGCCGCGCGGGTACACGTCGGAGCAGGTGGCGGAGCGCATGCTTGAAGAGGCGGGCGTCGTCGTCAGCCCGGGGCAGGCGTACGGCCGGCACGGCGCCGGCTACATCCGCCTCTCGCTGACGCTGCCCGACGAGCGGCTGGACGAAGCGCTGGCGCGCATACGCCGGCTGAAGTTCTGACGGGGGTGGGGAGCACGGACGCGCTGGACGCGGCCATCCGCGAGGCGCTGGACGACGCGCTCGGGGGGAGCCTCGTGGCCGCAGCGCTGTGGGGGAGCCGCGCCCGCGGGCGCGCGCGCGACGACTCCGACGTGAACGTCGTCGCCGTGGCCGCGCCGCTGCCCGACAGCGCGGACGACCGCCGTGCGCTCGTGCGCGCCGCCCGCCGATCGTTCCTTTGGAAGGCCGGCCTGCGGCTGTCGCTGACGCTGCTGACGC of the Clostridia bacterium genome contains:
- a CDS encoding LL-diaminopimelate aminotransferase — its product is MATFARAERLERIPPYLFAELDRRIAEKRAAGVDVISLGVGDPDMPTPAHVVERLAREAARPEWHRYPSYVGAPEFRRAAARWLQRNYGVEVDPDREVVALIGSKEGLAHLCWALINPGDVALVPDPGYPVYRTQTIFAGGEVFDLPLRAERGFLADLSEVPPEVAARAKLLFLNYPNNPTAATASADYFAEVVAFARRHGIAFAHDAAYVDLTLEEERAPIALAAPGAKDVTIEFFSLSKPFNMTGWRLGFAAGNADLVKALATVKENTDSGQFTAIQMAGVEALEHTPEEFLQEMRAVYRRRLEKAVAALREAGFDARMPRATFYLWVPVPRGYTSEQVAERMLEEAGVVVSPGQAYGRHGAGYIRLSLTLPDERLDEALARIRRLKF